A segment of the Candidatus Palauibacter polyketidifaciens genome:
AGCACATCGGCTACGTCTTCCAGATGTTCAACCTCATCCCCTACCTGTCGGTGCTCGACAACATCGCGCTCCCCGCACGCATGACCGCGGGACGCCGCGCCCGGCTGGACGGAGCGGGCGTGAGGGAAACCGCCGCGCAGCTCGCCGATCACCTCCACATCGGCGACCTGCTGAAGAAGCCGGTGACAGAACTCTCGGTGGGCCAGCAGCAGCGGGTCGCCGCCTGCCGGGCGCTGATCGGGTCTCCGGAACTCATCGTCGCCGATGAACCGACCTCCTCCCTGGACTTCGACCGCCGGGAGGCTTTCCTCGAACTGCTCTTTCAGGAGTGCGAGCGCGCCGGCGCCACGCTGGTGTTCGTGAGCCACGACCGCACCCTGGAGGGCATGTTCTCCCGCAGGATCTCGCTCCCCGACGTCAACAAGGCGGTGCTCTGATGCTGGTTTTCGACCTCGCGCTCAAGTCGCTCCGCAACCGCGCCTTCAGCACCTCGCTCACGGTGGGCTCCATCGCCCTCAGCGTCGCCCTCCTGATCGGCGTCGAGAACGTGCGCGCGGGCATGCGCGAGAGCTTCTCCAACACCATCAGCCAGACCGACCTCATCGTGGGCACCAAGGGCGGCACGATTCAGCTGCTGCTGTATTCGGTCTTCGGCATGGGAGCGCCGACGGAGAACGTCTCGTGGGAGGCTTACAGGGAGTGGGCGGACCACCCCGCGGTCGAGTGGACCATCCCCTACAGCCTTGGGGACAGCCACCGGGGGTTCCGGGTCATCGGCACGAACGAGGACTTCTTTCGCCACTACCGCTACCGCGGAGGACAGGAAATCGCGCTGGCGGAGGGACGGGCGAACGAGGGCCTGTTCGACGTGACGCTGGGCGCGGACGTGGCGGCCGAGCTGAACTACGCACTCGGCGACGAGATCGCGGTCACGCACGGGCTCGGCGAGGTGGGCTTCATCAACCACGACCACATGCCCTTCACGGTCACGGGCGTGCTCGCGAAGACGTTCACTCCCGTCGACCGCGCGATCTACGTGACGCTCGAGGGCATGGAGGCCATCCACTGGGAGGACGGCGCGCCGCCGGCGTCGGACGACGAGCACGACCACGAGGCGGAGGCGCAGGCGACTCCCGCAGACGACGGGCACGCCCACGACGAGGCGGAGGCGCAGGCGGCTCCCGCCGACGATGGCCACGCCCACGACGACGAGGCTGACGCGCAGGCGGCCCCCGCCGACGATGGCCACGCCCACGACGAGGCCGACGCGCAGGCGGCCCCCGCCGACGATGGCCACGCCCACACGGAGGATGTCTCGATCGAGGATGTCGAAGTCACGCAGGTCACCTCGTTCTTCGTGGGCACGACGAACCGCCGGGACGTGCTGCAGCTGCAGCGCGAGATCAACGACTTCGAGGACGAGCCGATGATGGCCGTGATCCCCGGAGCCGCGCTGAACGAGATGTGGCAGGGTCTGGCCTACGCCGAGACCGGGCTGCGGCTGGTGGCCATCTTCGTAGTCCTGGTAGGGCTGCTCGGGATGCTGGTCTCGCTCTACACGTCGCTCAACGAGCGGCGGCGGGAGATGGCGATCCTGCGCGCCGTCGGCGCCGGACCCAACCGGATCATCGCCCTGCTCGTGCTCGAATCGCTGTGCCTGGCCTCGGCCGGAGCGCTCGCGGGACTCACGCTGGTGTACGCGCTGCTCTCCGTCGCACAGCCCCTCGTCGAAGCGCAGGCGGGGCTCTTCATCCCGATCCGGCCGCCCGGTTCCATCGAGCTGCTCTTCCTCGGCGCCGTGGTGACGGCCGGATTCCTGATGGGCTTCGTACCCGCGCTCAAGGCCTACCGCACCGCCCTCCACGACGGGTTGGCGGTGCGGGTGTAGCCGGTCGAGGGCCGCCGGGAGCCCTCAGCCTGGCGGCAGCCCTCAGCCTGGCGGCAGCCCTCAGGCGTGGTGGCCGCTCTCAGCCGGCCGGCAGCTCTCGGCTCGACGCGCGGGCGGGCTCCTCCACCTGCGCGTACG
Coding sequences within it:
- a CDS encoding ATP-binding cassette domain-containing protein — protein: HIGYVFQMFNLIPYLSVLDNIALPARMTAGRRARLDGAGVRETAAQLADHLHIGDLLKKPVTELSVGQQQRVAACRALIGSPELIVADEPTSSLDFDRREAFLELLFQECERAGATLVFVSHDRTLEGMFSRRISLPDVNKAVL
- a CDS encoding ABC transporter permease; translation: MLVFDLALKSLRNRAFSTSLTVGSIALSVALLIGVENVRAGMRESFSNTISQTDLIVGTKGGTIQLLLYSVFGMGAPTENVSWEAYREWADHPAVEWTIPYSLGDSHRGFRVIGTNEDFFRHYRYRGGQEIALAEGRANEGLFDVTLGADVAAELNYALGDEIAVTHGLGEVGFINHDHMPFTVTGVLAKTFTPVDRAIYVTLEGMEAIHWEDGAPPASDDEHDHEAEAQATPADDGHAHDEAEAQAAPADDGHAHDDEADAQAAPADDGHAHDEADAQAAPADDGHAHTEDVSIEDVEVTQVTSFFVGTTNRRDVLQLQREINDFEDEPMMAVIPGAALNEMWQGLAYAETGLRLVAIFVVLVGLLGMLVSLYTSLNERRREMAILRAVGAGPNRIIALLVLESLCLASAGALAGLTLVYALLSVAQPLVEAQAGLFIPIRPPGSIELLFLGAVVTAGFLMGFVPALKAYRTALHDGLAVRV